Sequence from the Dysidea avara chromosome 5, odDysAvar1.4, whole genome shotgun sequence genome:
aattccttgttgatttgacatggaatgaccccacTAGAAGAACACCGTTTAGCTTTCCCAGGACATGTGATGTTTGCAATGCAACTCAATTCTCGTGTTGAAAATGTCCTTTCTTTGTGTACCTATCCTGCACTCAGGTTAACAGATAGTAAGTGATTCTTGCTATTTTATTTAAGGGTACTAGTTTGGGTAATGGAATAATTCATTGTTATCGGCCAAAGATGTTGTGCTAGCCTAGTATTTAGGCTTGAAAGTTGCATACAGCATTAGTTCATGCTATTTTATGGATGTTTTGTGTGTTAATGTTAATGCATGCTGCAAGTACAATAGCTGACTTTGCAATTAGTTTGCTAACATGTAAAGACTGTATTTTACAGAGATTACTATGGtgagaaaattgaaatttgATGTTAGGAAACATTCATCTCAAAAGGACAGCGGGAAGACCAGATTTACTGCAAGTGATGTCAAGGCTTTGACACAACCCACCTCTACCATGGTGAATGCTGAGACCCAGACTGATAGCCAGTGGTTTGTTGATAGCAAAGAAGTGCAAACAGAAGATTGCACCAATGCCACTGTTACAATTGGTACACAGACTGAGCCAGATGTTGTCTTGCAAGCACCCCAAAATAATTTGACGAACCAAGAAGTAAGAGCTGTAAATGATGAAAGCATGAAGTGCTGTGAGGGAATAGTTGGTGAGAAATATGCTTCAGTGATTGCAAAACATAATGGTTTGTTCAAAGATGCTACAAGTAAGCATAGATTAGGTACGGCTATAGTATCTATGAGGTAAGCAATGAACCATGCTGTGTGTTGTGccaattaaaataatatttttatgaCCTTAGGGAAAGTGGTCAGCTATGTTGAGAGGAATGGTGGAATACATCATGTAGATTGTTTGAAGTACATTCCACTGGAGTCACACTCAAGATTATGTTCAAAGTGCAGCACATTCCGTGAAAATGTATTGCGTGGTAGGCTAGCACGGTATCTCCAAGAGGACAGTTGTCAGTCTGTGGAGGCTAACAGTCATACCAACTTCCTGTGCCTTACCCCATCTAAGAAGTGTGAGAGGATGAAGAACATGGCTGCTGTGATTCACACTAAGGAACAACAGATTGCCCGCCTCAGTGGAAGGATTAACAAGCTGGTAGCTAACCAAGGAATTATGGTTGACCAAGACACCAATAACGATTTAGTGTCTATGATGAAGGAATGTGGTGAAGCTGTTCAAAAGGATAAGACTAATCTTTTCATGAAAATGTTTTGGGACCAACAGTTAAAAGCAGCTTCTTTGGGGTCAACTCGCCAGATTTGCTGGCACCCAGCAATTATTAGATGGTGCTTGTATTTACATCACCGTTCCAGTGGGTGTTACAAAACACTAAGAAATTCTGGTGTGTTTTACTTGCTAACTGAGAGAACTCTGCAAGATTACCAACACTTTTTACCATTGACTACTGGTTTTTCTAAGTCTTTAGATGAACAGCTGTTACATCAAGTTAACAGCCAAAAGCCAGAACATCTGGCTAAGTATGTCGGTATTGTTCTGGATGAAATATATGTAAAAGAGTCCCTGGTGTATGACAAGCACACCAGATCCCTGACTGGATACTCTGACATAGGTGAAGTGAATAATTTGTTTACAGAGCTAGAACAGGATAAAAAAGGCTCACTTTCAGATGGCCTCTTGCCAAATCTGTTCTGGAATTTATGGTCAGGGGCTCTTCACCAGCTTGAAGTTTCCCTATGTGCATTTTCCCACTACAAGCACAACAGGAGCAGAGCTATTCCCAATTCTCCGGAAAGTCATTTCAAGGCTTGCTAGGCTTGGTTTGCAGATACTGACTGTCACCTGTGATGGTGCAAGTGAAAACCAACTACTGTTTAGCTTACATGACGAGAACAATGACAAGACGGCATATAAAATCAAAAATGTCTATTCCAGTGAAGGCCACTCAATCTTTTTCATATCGGACCCAAGCCATTTATTCGAAATTGTTTTTCAAGAGGGAAATTGTGGGTATGTATTGCAAATGTTTTGCTTTAATAGTATGTATGCACTTCATTTTATTTCTACTGGTACATATACTACATGatttatagcaattattttttaTGCAGTGTAATGGACAGAATATTGACTGGCAGCTACTCATTGAGCTGTACAAGGCTAATGCTGGACAAGTCAGTGAGACACCAGGGATCTCCATTGTTCATAAACTCAAGTATGAACACCTTCATCTTACTAATTTTTCAAAGATGCGGGTGGATTTAGCTGTTCAGGTAAATGTTGTGTTTGCAAGTGCaagtatgtaatttttgtgCTACTGTAGATTTTGTCAGAGTCAGTGGCAGTTGCACTAGATCTCAAGTTTGGTGAAGCAGTCTGTGAGACAGTCAAATTTATACGGCACATGGATCACTTTTTCGACTGCTTCAATGTATCATCTTTCACAAAGGGAAAGGAGAAACGGAAGTGTTTTTTATCTCCGTATCGCAAGGAGAATGATTTCCAGATGGAGGTAGGTGGTGGTGAATGTGTTTCTGTATACAGTATTCTGGCAACCATAAAAAAGTATGTCCAATGGTCACATACATTGTTTCTGCTTTACCTACAATAATTATTCGATATGTGCTTACAGTTTTCTATTTTAGTTATTGAAGGACCTTGTATGTTATTTGGACCAGTGGAAAGCTTCAGTTGAGGGCAGGCCAGGCTTTGATGATGACCAGAAGCAATGAATGTTGTTAAGTGCTACAACTGAAAATGGTATTAGAATCacagatgtgtgtgtgtgtatattataACGCTTATACTGTGATTAAAATTAATTGTAGTGAAATCTGTTTTGGAACTGGTACCATTTCTACTAAGCATCAATGGAGTGAATGTATTTTTAAGCGAAAAAGTCAGCCAGGACTCTGTAGAAAAGTACTTTTCTATGATATGACAACATGGTAGAGCCAATGAGAACTCAACCATCGCCCAAGTTCTAAAGAATGCACAGAATATACGAGTGATAAACTCGATTTGGATAGATGAGATTACTGGAAACTGTCGTGGATGCAAGAGGAAATCATATGACTTGGAATCTGTGAATCTTCATGATTTGAACAAGCCTTTGCCAAAGAGACACAGGCATCGCTCATTGTAAATACAATAGTAATGTAGCCCATAATTTTGGTTTCAATGTATTTCAACAAATATTTACTTGCTTATTCAGTAAAGTAATATTTACTTATTCATTAATGTATTTCAACAAACATTTACTTATTTATCACAATACAACTTTGTTCTCAAAGACTTGAACTTTCCGGTGCCTTTTATGTTCTCTTGCTTGTACATCTCCATTAGGGATGACGTAAAGGAAAATCTGCAAATTGTGACCCACTTATTAACTATATGCTGAAGGAACCCTGCATTTTCATCTCTTTCAAATCCTGCAATGCACCAATGGAACAAGACATTGTCATCATTTACTACCATGTTTGTGAGATAGCTTTTGTAACTGTCATCCATTTTGAGGCTTCCTTAATGGTCAAGTAGCGccgcacacaacattcaatagCCAGAAATATCTGATATGCCTCAGGTGTTATCTTCACTAAGCCACCCCTGTCTATGGCATTCGTCCAAGCAGCTGATGGTGGACTGTTCTCATCTGACACACCAGTACAGATCATTTCATTTAAGAGTGGCTTAAAATGCTTAAAATCAGAGCAGTCAGGGTGGGCCTTCAACTTCTTTACTACATATCCACTGATGTATCGGATGGCGTTCTCCTCCTCAAAGTTTAGGTCAGgaccgaggggtcaccaactcatgaaaaaggggtacggatttcaaaatcaAGGCATAACTATAAAATGAAACtctacaaaaccaggagcaactcgcAGCTGAAGCCCTATAAACCTGGAAACAAGGCCAATCATTCTGGGGAAATACTAtgtgaaaccccacaaaaccaggagcatctgtATGCTTAAGTTGCCTTTGTAGTTGGTGCGTTGCTAAATTTATGAAGTTTTGCTAAGTTTgtagtttgctaagtaaatccAAAGcagagcggaacatcggatttcattcttacttttgtgcaggagcagtttgcatggattcccctggttttgtttggcttcttccccacagctcctggttttgtttggttTCCACAACtcacttaatacaaatccgaagcggagcggaacatcggatttcatggcacttgtgcaggagcagtttgcatggattctcctggttttgtgtggcttctttcccacagctcctgcttttgtttggcttccacaactcgcttaatacaaatacgaaacggagcggaacatcggattttattcttacttttgaacagttttcATGGATTCTCCCCTGGTTTGTGGAGCTTCTTttccacaactcctggttttgtttggcttccacaaactcgcttaatacaaatccaaaacggagcggaacatcggatttcattcttaatttgattctctcctggttttgtgcggcttccacaacttgattatacaaatctgaagcggagcggaacatcagATTTCAtccttacttttgtgcaggagcagttgagtataagctacggtaccagaacgagtatagaatcagaatcacgataacaacataagatttcatatttcaggcaggatttcaCTGAAGGTGGACGAGATTTCgaagcagttggtgacccctcggtcAGGGCTGTCAATATCTTCAGTTTCCACACTAGTAGCTTCAGAGTCCAGGACTGTTCTCAACTTTTTCTGCAGCAAATTATCAAAAAGTTCATCAGTAAAATGCTGATAGAAAACAGGTTGGTTATCCAAGTGACTGACTGTTAAAAAATCTCGCCACCTCTTTAATAGTGAAGTCACCAGAAATTGTCAGTAGGTTAAACTTCCTCCACAGCCTCTCCTGGTTCAATTCGTTAGGTTTGCCTCTTTTATGAGCAGCAATGATAATGGAGTTCAGTACTGCCACAAGCCAGTGGGGAAATTCCAAAGCTGCCTCAGTGGGTAGAGAACTATAACACTtggccattttttggccatttcTAAACACGTCTTGTTTCCCTGGGTGGGTAGTGTCAGACTATCGTCCGCTAAAATACCACCAAGAAAACCTCTTATCAACCTAGTTTCTTCACTAACAGGTCGCTGAGCTGCTCCAACATTTCCTTCAGCCATACTGAACGTGGCCGCACTGCCTGGTTAAAACAATCATCTGAAGGCTGGCGAGTGCCTAGCGGGTGTGAAGTGATTGTGTTAACTTGATGTGGCAGTTTCTAATCCCAGGTACggctatattatctatgcacaAACACAGagcttttctattgtagagtccccagacccttcggATAGGAGCAGTCGTTTATATCTAATCGCCGAGTCGATAGCTAAGATGGGGATAGTAAAACGTATTATTTAGGGAGGCGCTTAAACATTCATTACTGAGGTTTTGTCCGCAACACAGCCCTACCCACTTTGTTGAGCACACGCATATTATCGGCCCGTCATGGCCATATAGACTCTATTGATCGCCGGCCTGTCATtagtagtctcgcgtagccaggctcttttctttcttttgtgtgcaggtgggaaagaaaagggtctggtgaacatagtatagcatcgtcgtagggctatcccgagattgtggggattctactgcgcagcttccggattgtttgtGGATGCAAATGACGGGATCTGCTGCATTTGCGTCCTGTTGCcatagatatttcagtagtagctatggtaacaggatgcaaatgaCACAAATTACATCATTCATGCCAatcaacaatccggaagctgcgcagtagaatccccacaatctcgggatagcccaacgacgatgctatactattTTCACCAGATCCTTttctttcccgcccccacacaaaagaaagaaaagggtctggctacacgAGACTATGTCATTATAGTTCAATAaacagctatagctagctgctgtatataaggccactccaaataaattctctgtttcccgtcctgggctcaagcatatttgcatgcgggcaggcagtccatttccattataagattCTGAGCGGCACAactataaaaagctgcataaaagcatgcttaagcttgtccTTTCCTTTAAAAGTTGCAAATacacacaaacgtgaagtttatgccaacttgatagcactgatgacacgtgagctgacattgtttcaagatggcttttactgagcctgtcagtatgcaagaataaccggaaaaataatggaagaatacggaataatggaatatttagagctgacattaaccagatgcgggcggtggacgggaaacagagaatttatttggagtggcctaaggttGATACAGTCTTTAATACTATCTGCCAACATTTCAACTGTACACAACCACATGAGGAGAGCCACTTACCGCCGGGATCCTTGTTTTCTTCGGCCATTTAAACTGCCGTTAATCCACTGACTGTATAAGTCTTGTGTCACAAACTTTCAGAGACCGAACAGGccctgccttctgtgtacaccctccagtgcctaactggtaaagtagatattGACAAccaatctcgttatgtacagacttgctcaaccacaaaattacgaAATACAGGAAACTGGGTTGTCACGTGATCACCGCACAAGCTGTTTTGTGGTCAACAAATTTTCTGCGTAACAATGACGATTGAGTGACCTTTATTTAAAGATTTTTTTACAGTGGAGTGGATATGTATAACTCAAGCTACCCTATATCTTGGCTTCTGCTTCATGGAAGGTATTATAAAACTCAAGTTGTGTGGCTATGCTAACTAACTGAGTAGTGAGAGAGTAATAAGTAGTCGGTATAGTGTACTGGTAGTCAGAGGAGGGCGGTCACGTTCACGTGATGCGCATTAAAACATACAGGAtatttattttgtagctgaaaacaCGAAACAAACATACCAATTTAAAGAACATCCGATAAAGTACTCATCTGGTCGATAAACCCCTTTCAACCCATATGGTTTTGTGATGAAATTCGGTGAAATTTTAATAATTACCATTCTAGCGCACGTGACCAATAGAATGGATGACCGCAAAGAAGACGAGGATTGCGCGAGAAGCGAGCCTAAAGAAAATACGCCTAAAAATGCAGTTTCCAAGCGTCCGAGAGGCTCACCAACCATGCACACCCCACACCGTGAGCAGAAGAGAGTTTCTATGCGGGAATCTATGGCATCAAATGGAACAGCAAGAGGTATTCTTGAACCAATACGATTAAGTATGAACGATGCAAGTGGTAATGTAAAAGAAAAGTGGTCCAACGATGAACTGAAGGCTCTCATCGAATTTATACTGTTCCACCCGTCTGGTGAGTGATGGCCGTCTCATAAGCAGGCAGTCTTTTGGAACAGAGCTGGGGAGTTTGTGAAAGAAAGATCAGGAAGCTCTCTTTGTAGAAGTGGTATGGTCTGGTGTGTATCTTGTTTTTCCCTATAATTGTATTGTTGTAGCAAGTGCATGTCGATCTATAGTGGTCGGGTGCCTGATGAAGCAATACAAGATGCCAAAAGAAGCTGAAGTTGCCTATTTTGGACGTCAGCCATCATCTCATCCATCATCTCATCCCACCCAGTCCTTTAGTACTCAGACAGATTCATCAGATCCATCAGCAATTTTACATCTTTTCAAGCTGTTGCCATTGGACTCGCAATTGCAACTGCTTTCTAGTTTATTTTCAAGTTTTGTTTCCTCAAAGTTCAGTGTTTCTGTGCCTGATGGCTATCTGGAGTACAGTGCAAATGCAATGGCTAATCTGAGGAATAATTCCCGTAGCAATGTTCTGTACAACCTTGCCAAGGGTTTGGGTGCATTAAGAGCAGATGGCAGCGACTCTAGGTTTCCTGTTAAAAGGATGCCTATGGGGTTAATAGAGTATTTAGCTAGCTTCTTTTCTTGTGACAATTTGCAGTCGGTTAGTACATACGTAAATATGTGTCTGTACATTCAAATAGTAACTTTTGCAGGTTTCCTGTCCAGCAGATTATCGTTTGTGGCAACAAACTATGTATTGCCATTTCGGTCAGAAATGGGTTAGACTGCATTCTGGGCCCACTTGGGGAGTGGCACATTCTGTCCAGGGTCAGGAAAGCTGGCAGTTAAGTGTACACAAGAGGTGCACGATGGAGGTACACTTTTCTGAATACATAGCTTAAAATATTATGTCTGCTTTATTTTAG
This genomic interval carries:
- the LOC136255946 gene encoding uncharacterized protein isoform X1, which codes for MKQYKMPKEAEVAYFGRQPSSHPSSHPTQSFSTQTDSSDPSAILHLFKLLPLDSQLQLLSSLFSSFVSSKFSVSVPDGYLEYSANAMANLRNNSRSNVLYNLAKGLGALRADGSDSRFPVKRMPMGLIEYLASFFSCDNLQSVSCPADYRLWQQTMYCHFGQKWVRLHSGPTWGVAHSVQGQESWQLSVHKRCTMEALVNVPGNSERTLRRDFAVSGITITSDIQVTVIEEAAKSHPNSWWWLKADGCDLNKGLKESARLQWSGDVDLNDGNLKKQYEKYRTRLEVAAKVGLKGGKQGALKDLEVAKS
- the LOC136255946 gene encoding uncharacterized protein isoform X2 — encoded protein: MKQYKMPKEAEVAYFGRQPSSHPSSHPTQSFSTQTDSSDPSAILHLFKLLPLDSQLQLLSSLFSSFVSSKFSVSVPDGYLEYSANAMANLRNNSRSNVLYNLAKGLGALRADGSDSRFPVKRMPMGLIEYLASFFSCDNLQSVSCPADYRLWQQTMYCHFGQKWVRLHSGPTWGVAHSVQGQESWQLSVHKRCTMEALVNVPGNSERTLRRDFAVTVIEEAAKSHPNSWWWLKADGCDLNKGLKESARLQWSGDVDLNDGNLKKQYEKYRTRLEVAAKVGLKGGKQGALKDLEVAKS